One window of Thermacetogenium phaeum DSM 12270 genomic DNA carries:
- a CDS encoding NifU family protein gives MRERVEAVLNKVRPFLQRDGGDVELVDVDEQQGIVKVRLKGACGGUAMAIVTLKQGIERSLKQEVPEVTQVVAVR, from the coding sequence ATGCGGGAGAGAGTGGAGGCCGTTCTCAACAAGGTGCGGCCGTTCCTCCAGCGCGATGGCGGTGACGTTGAACTCGTGGATGTTGACGAGCAACAGGGCATTGTCAAGGTGCGCTTGAAAGGGGCATGCGGCGGCTGAGCGATGGCTATTGTAACCCTGAAACAGGGGATTGAGCGGTCGCTCAAGCAAGAGGTCCCGGAAGTCACGCAGGTCGTGGCCGTTCGTTAA
- a CDS encoding sensor histidine kinase: MEVEALDRVVQETLMALESGKEAIYDIAENARSEVERVQEELLVIQRQTLETIQEVDRLTKLEKQARLHLMTVSRDFHRYDEETVKSAYDRAMNLQVRLFVLREQEKNLRQRRDELERSLRRLRHTVEKAEMLVTRIGVVLQFLHGTLSQISVQLGNVQKQQQLALKVLLAQEEERRRIAREIHDGPAQALANIVLRADYCEQLLSRDPAKLKQELEKLKDLVRASLRDIRKIIFDLRPMPLDDLGLAGGVRRFLEDFQERYGLPVEFLFFGRELRYDPVLEVAVFRIIQEALNNAQKHAAAGRVTVKLELHPRQVLAVIRDDGKGFVPGEMVEGGEHYGLLNMRERARFLGGEVRITSAPGEGTEVIVMIPVCEEEEADGED, encoded by the coding sequence GTGGAGGTGGAAGCGCTCGACCGGGTTGTCCAAGAGACGCTGATGGCTCTGGAGAGCGGCAAGGAGGCGATTTACGACATAGCCGAGAACGCCCGCAGTGAAGTGGAGCGGGTGCAGGAGGAGCTCCTGGTGATCCAGCGCCAGACGTTGGAGACGATTCAGGAGGTGGACAGGCTTACCAAACTGGAAAAGCAGGCGCGCCTGCACCTGATGACCGTGAGCAGGGATTTTCACCGATATGATGAGGAGACGGTCAAAAGCGCCTATGACAGAGCGATGAACCTGCAGGTGCGCCTTTTCGTGCTCCGGGAGCAGGAGAAGAATCTGCGCCAGCGCCGCGATGAGCTGGAAAGAAGCCTGCGGCGCTTGAGGCATACTGTGGAAAAGGCCGAGATGCTGGTTACCAGGATCGGTGTCGTCCTCCAGTTTCTGCACGGCACCTTAAGCCAGATCAGCGTTCAGTTGGGGAACGTGCAGAAGCAGCAGCAGCTGGCCTTGAAGGTGCTGCTTGCCCAGGAGGAAGAACGACGACGCATCGCCCGGGAGATCCATGACGGCCCGGCTCAGGCTCTGGCTAACATCGTTTTGCGGGCCGACTACTGCGAGCAGCTGTTATCTCGTGACCCAGCGAAACTCAAGCAGGAGCTGGAGAAGCTGAAGGACCTGGTGCGGGCCAGCCTTCGGGATATCAGGAAGATCATCTTTGACCTGCGACCGATGCCTTTAGACGATCTGGGGCTGGCTGGGGGGGTGCGGCGCTTTCTGGAGGACTTTCAAGAGCGCTACGGGCTGCCTGTAGAGTTCCTCTTCTTCGGACGGGAGCTGCGGTATGACCCTGTTCTGGAGGTGGCGGTCTTCAGGATCATTCAGGAGGCTTTGAACAACGCCCAAAAGCACGCGGCCGCCGGCAGGGTTACCGTGAAGCTGGAACTGCACCCCCGGCAGGTGCTCGCCGTCATCAGGGATGACGGCAAGGGGTTTGTCCCCGGAGAGATGGTAGAGGGAGGGGAGCACTACGGGCTGTTAAACATGAGGGAGCGAGCCCGTTTTCTCGGCGGAGAGGTGAGGATTACTTCCGCGCCTGGTGAGGGAACGGAGGTCATAGTGATGATTCCCGTATGTGAGGAGGAAGAGGCTGATGGGGAAGATTAA
- a CDS encoding glycosyltransferase → MTWVLVGVGLCAFVLFSLLFVACCYSPWFRFSTKPDVSVLLVVRDQAPIIEGLVKGLLSFFRTSPYAWELVVVDESSRDETLEILRRLLRKHSFTLIAAGAGEDPLQAGLSACRGGTAYYMRLTGKVELKAAVAVVRCLAAGGRLPECGVYHPCGVIPGTSVR, encoded by the coding sequence GTGACCTGGGTGCTTGTGGGTGTCGGTCTTTGCGCTTTTGTTCTCTTCAGCCTGCTTTTTGTAGCCTGCTGTTATTCCCCCTGGTTTCGCTTTTCCACCAAACCAGATGTCAGCGTTCTTCTGGTCGTCCGCGATCAGGCCCCTATTATCGAGGGGCTGGTCAAAGGGCTCCTTTCCTTTTTCCGGACTTCCCCTTACGCTTGGGAACTTGTGGTCGTTGATGAATCATCGCGCGACGAGACCCTTGAGATCCTCCGCCGCCTGCTGCGAAAACACAGCTTCACCCTGATCGCGGCTGGTGCGGGGGAGGACCCCCTGCAAGCCGGCCTTTCTGCCTGCCGGGGAGGCACTGCCTATTATATGCGCCTTACCGGAAAGGTTGAGCTTAAGGCGGCTGTTGCCGTCGTCAGGTGCCTGGCCGCCGGGGGAAGGCTTCCCGAATGCGGCGTTTACCACCCCTGTGGTGTGATCCCCGGGACCTCCGTCCGGTAA
- a CDS encoding FmdB family zinc ribbon protein: protein MPTYDYRCEKCGQFQVAQRITEPALKSCPTCGGPVTRLISRNVAIIFKGPGFYCTDNRKASVSEDSDSGKPAKASAADAGDKNKAEAKAKG, encoded by the coding sequence ATGCCGACTTATGATTACAGGTGTGAAAAATGCGGTCAATTCCAGGTAGCGCAGCGGATCACCGAGCCTGCTCTGAAAAGCTGTCCGACCTGCGGAGGGCCCGTGACGAGGCTGATTTCCCGCAATGTAGCGATAATTTTTAAGGGCCCCGGTTTTTACTGCACCGACAACAGGAAAGCGTCGGTCTCCGAGGATTCCGATTCCGGTAAGCCGGCCAAGGCGTCTGCTGCCGATGCGGGGGACAAGAACAAGGCCGAGGCTAAAGCAAAAGGATAA
- a CDS encoding OmpA/MotB family protein — protein sequence MRRRTSVESKGPDMGRWLLTYSDMITLLMIFFITMYVISNVNMEKFRALAENLSITLRGTPSGLLPDGAAILPGEGGEAAQMAQVEAELKEYLEKQNLRHQVTVRQEERGLVISFQETILFAKGSATLTPEARRVISRVGNILKEVPNYIRVEGHTCDLPIHTPQFPSNWELSSARATNVVRELITASGIPPERLSATGYGEYRPRYPNDTEEHRQLNRRIDILILRTEYRQVEPE from the coding sequence ATGCGGCGCCGCACGAGTGTAGAGAGTAAAGGGCCGGATATGGGGCGCTGGCTGTTGACCTACTCGGACATGATCACCCTTCTGATGATCTTCTTTATAACCATGTACGTCATCAGCAACGTCAACATGGAAAAGTTCCGCGCCTTGGCGGAAAACCTCAGCATCACCCTAAGAGGTACACCCTCGGGATTGCTGCCCGACGGGGCGGCCATCCTTCCCGGCGAGGGTGGTGAAGCCGCCCAGATGGCCCAGGTGGAGGCGGAGCTGAAGGAATACCTGGAAAAACAGAACCTCCGGCACCAGGTTACCGTGCGCCAGGAGGAGCGCGGCCTCGTGATCAGCTTCCAGGAAACCATCCTCTTCGCCAAAGGGTCCGCCACCTTGACCCCAGAGGCCCGCCGGGTCATCTCCCGGGTAGGAAATATCCTAAAAGAAGTGCCCAACTACATCAGGGTCGAAGGGCACACCTGCGACCTGCCAATCCACACCCCGCAATTCCCCTCCAACTGGGAGCTTTCCTCGGCCCGGGCAACCAATGTGGTGCGGGAGCTGATCACCGCAAGCGGAATCCCTCCGGAGCGCCTTTCGGCAACCGGTTACGGGGAATACCGGCCGCGCTACCCCAACGATACGGAGGAGCACAGGCAGCTGAACAGAAGAATCGACATCCTCATCCTGAGAACCGAGTACAGACAAGTGGAGCCGGAGTGA
- a CDS encoding Flp family type IVb pilin has product MKEILRRLVWDQEGQGMAEYGLILALIAVAVIAILGTMGGQIGDTFQKVVDKLQDANNQ; this is encoded by the coding sequence ATGAAAGAGATCCTTCGGCGTCTGGTTTGGGATCAAGAGGGACAGGGTATGGCGGAGTACGGTTTGATTCTGGCGTTGATCGCGGTGGCGGTGATTGCGATCTTAGGGACGATGGGAGGGCAAATAGGCGACACATTCCAAAAAGTTGTGGATAAACTTCAGGATGCTAATAACCAGTGA
- the galU gene encoding UTP--glucose-1-phosphate uridylyltransferase GalU yields the protein MQKNEVRKAIIPAAGWGTRFLPATKAQPKEMLPIVDKPAIQYTVEEAVASGIEDIIIVTGRNKRAIEDHFDRALELEIILKEKGQEELLHLIEDISNLVDIHYVRQKEALGLGHAVYCARKFIGDEPFAVLLGDDLIDAQVPCLRQLLDIYEERRAPVLAIQQVPEEDVSRYGIIRPAALEDSASLFRVEDLVEKPAVGEAPSRYAVIGRYIITPEIFDIIETLPPGAGGEIQLTDALCRLAKRRPIYAYLFSGERYDVGDKLGFLEATVKFALGRPELGRSFLGFLRKLVLENHEDGGEMDAGESGGRSQQGAAVPPARWR from the coding sequence TTGCAGAAGAATGAAGTGAGAAAGGCCATCATCCCGGCTGCCGGATGGGGGACGCGCTTTCTGCCGGCCACCAAAGCCCAGCCCAAAGAGATGCTCCCTATCGTGGACAAACCGGCCATTCAGTACACGGTCGAAGAGGCGGTTGCCTCCGGAATCGAGGATATCATCATCGTCACCGGAAGGAACAAGCGCGCCATCGAAGACCACTTCGACAGGGCACTGGAGCTGGAGATCATTCTAAAAGAAAAGGGACAAGAGGAACTCCTGCACCTGATCGAAGACATTTCCAATCTGGTCGACATTCACTATGTGCGGCAGAAGGAAGCCCTCGGCCTCGGCCATGCCGTTTACTGTGCCCGAAAGTTTATTGGGGACGAGCCCTTTGCCGTGTTGTTGGGTGATGATCTCATCGACGCGCAGGTGCCCTGCCTGCGCCAGCTGCTCGATATCTACGAGGAACGCCGGGCACCGGTGCTGGCGATTCAACAGGTGCCCGAAGAGGATGTGTCCAGGTACGGCATCATCAGGCCGGCTGCTCTGGAGGACAGCGCTTCCCTCTTCCGGGTGGAGGACCTGGTGGAAAAGCCCGCCGTCGGGGAGGCTCCTTCCCGCTACGCGGTCATCGGACGCTATATCATTACACCGGAGATCTTCGATATTATTGAAACCCTTCCTCCCGGTGCCGGAGGGGAGATCCAGCTGACCGACGCCCTGTGCAGGCTGGCCAAGAGGCGGCCCATTTATGCTTATCTCTTTTCCGGGGAAAGATATGACGTAGGGGATAAACTCGGTTTTCTGGAGGCCACGGTGAAGTTCGCCCTGGGGCGCCCGGAGCTGGGAAGAAGCTTTCTCGGATTTCTAAGAAAGCTGGTGCTTGAGAATCATGAGGATGGAGGTGAAATGGATGCGGGAGAGAGTGGAGGCCGTTCTCAACAAGGTGCGGCCGTTCCTCCAGCGCGATGGCGGTGA
- a CDS encoding DUF421 domain-containing protein: protein MPLTDALLYLQMALRAVIAFLAILLIARILEKEHVGELSLYEYLTGIAIGVIAGRIATTMQNPLPLLLALFVFAALTYLVRYFTLKSRAVRKLLAGEPAVVIQNGKIMERTMRRMHYSTDDLLMQLRTKGVFNISDVEFAVVEPNGRLSVLLKSQKMPVTREDMQIPSQYRGISSELIVDGEVIYQNLRQNNLDEAWLISELAKQGIKSPREVMLAGLDTQGNLYVDKRQDDQRHVVQVRDDPGE, encoded by the coding sequence ATGCCCTTGACGGATGCGCTGCTGTACCTGCAGATGGCCTTGCGGGCGGTGATTGCCTTCTTGGCGATTTTGCTGATAGCCAGGATCCTGGAAAAGGAGCATGTCGGGGAGCTTTCACTGTACGAGTATCTGACGGGGATCGCCATCGGTGTCATCGCCGGACGGATCGCCACGACGATGCAGAATCCTTTGCCGCTGCTGCTGGCTCTTTTTGTGTTCGCTGCCCTGACCTATCTCGTCAGATACTTTACTCTCAAGAGCAGGGCAGTCCGTAAACTGCTGGCCGGCGAGCCGGCGGTCGTCATTCAAAACGGCAAGATCATGGAGCGGACGATGCGGAGGATGCACTACAGCACCGACGATCTGCTCATGCAGCTGCGGACGAAGGGTGTTTTCAATATTTCCGACGTCGAGTTCGCGGTTGTCGAGCCGAACGGAAGGCTGAGCGTTCTGCTGAAGTCTCAAAAGATGCCGGTGACCAGGGAGGATATGCAGATCCCTAGCCAGTACCGGGGAATCAGCAGCGAGCTGATCGTTGACGGGGAAGTAATCTACCAGAACCTGAGGCAGAACAACCTCGACGAGGCCTGGCTGATCTCTGAGCTGGCCAAGCAAGGAATCAAATCCCCCCGGGAAGTTATGCTGGCGGGTCTCGACACCCAGGGGAACCTCTACGTGGATAAGAGGCAGGACGACCAAAGGCACGTTGTCCAGGTGCGGGATGACCCCGGAGAGTAG
- a CDS encoding phosphoglucomutase/phosphomannomutase family protein, whose amino-acid sequence MSLCREKERKKEMKRIKFGTDGWRAVIAEDFTFANVRKVARAIALYVRGTGLAEKGVVIGYDNRFLSERFAAAVAEVMAGSGIPCWLTVAATPTPVTAYAVKALDTGGAVMITASHNPPEYNGIKFIPDYAGPATTEITAAIERFLDTPETAEEVPIVLLERGREQGLVRDLDARPLYLQHLRRLLDLHAIGRGRLRIVLDPMWGAGIGYVEEILKGVCSSIEVIHNHRDVLFGGALPEPTAAELSSLREMVLEKKADLGLALDGDADRFGVIDRGGEYLSPNEVLALLLYYLLEHRRWRGAVARTLATTHLLDRIAEDYGLPVVETPVGFKYIGQSLIHHRSILGGEESGGMSIQGHIPEKDGILALVLIVEMISATGKSLRQLQEEIYEKFGRLVSARLDIKCDHEKKDEILKRLEGWYPAAVGGTPVADRSTRDGVKLLLEDGSWILVRPSGTEPLFRVYVEAPSREVLQRLQESAKKDLGL is encoded by the coding sequence ATGTCTTTATGCCGTGAAAAAGAAAGAAAAAAAGAGATGAAGAGGATAAAATTCGGTACTGACGGCTGGCGGGCCGTAATCGCCGAGGATTTCACCTTTGCCAATGTTCGCAAAGTTGCCCGGGCAATAGCCCTCTACGTCAGGGGGACGGGCCTGGCCGAAAAAGGGGTGGTGATCGGTTACGACAACCGCTTTTTGTCCGAGCGTTTTGCTGCGGCCGTGGCCGAGGTCATGGCGGGCAGCGGTATTCCCTGCTGGTTGACGGTTGCTGCCACCCCTACTCCGGTGACCGCCTATGCCGTCAAGGCCTTGGACACAGGAGGGGCGGTGATGATCACCGCCAGCCACAACCCACCCGAGTACAACGGCATCAAATTCATTCCCGACTATGCCGGCCCGGCCACAACGGAGATAACGGCGGCTATTGAGAGGTTTCTGGATACACCGGAAACGGCGGAGGAAGTCCCTATAGTACTCCTGGAGCGGGGGCGAGAACAGGGGCTTGTTCGGGATCTCGACGCCCGGCCGCTCTACCTCCAGCACCTGCGCCGGCTTCTGGATCTTCACGCCATTGGCCGCGGGCGTTTGCGAATAGTCCTCGATCCCATGTGGGGAGCGGGAATCGGTTATGTGGAGGAGATCCTGAAGGGTGTCTGCAGCAGCATAGAGGTAATTCATAACCACCGCGACGTCCTCTTCGGGGGGGCACTTCCGGAGCCGACGGCGGCAGAGCTTTCCTCGCTCAGGGAGATGGTGCTGGAGAAGAAGGCGGATCTCGGGCTGGCCTTGGACGGTGATGCCGACCGGTTCGGGGTCATCGACCGGGGGGGAGAGTACCTCTCTCCCAATGAGGTACTGGCACTGCTTCTCTATTATCTTCTCGAGCACCGGCGCTGGAGAGGAGCCGTTGCCCGCACTCTGGCGACGACCCATCTGCTCGACCGCATCGCCGAGGATTACGGACTTCCGGTGGTAGAAACCCCGGTCGGTTTTAAATATATCGGGCAGTCTCTGATCCACCACCGCAGCATCCTGGGGGGAGAGGAGAGCGGGGGGATGAGCATTCAGGGGCATATCCCGGAGAAGGACGGGATTCTGGCTTTGGTTTTAATTGTGGAGATGATCTCCGCCACCGGGAAGTCCCTCCGCCAGCTTCAAGAGGAGATCTACGAAAAGTTCGGTCGCCTGGTCAGCGCCCGCCTCGACATCAAGTGTGACCATGAGAAAAAGGATGAAATCCTGAAGCGGCTAGAGGGGTGGTACCCTGCTGCGGTGGGCGGTACCCCGGTAGCAGACCGCAGCACCAGGGATGGTGTCAAGCTCCTCCTTGAAGACGGCAGCTGGATCCTGGTGCGCCCCTCCGGAACAGAACCCCTCTTTCGGGTTTATGTGGAGGCACCCAGCCGGGAGGTGCTGCAGCGGCTGCAGGAATCTGCGAAAAAAGACCTAGGACTGTAG
- a CDS encoding flagellar motor protein, protein MDVTTITGIITGFAALMIAFVMEGGTPGSLLSVTAALIVLGGTLGATAISFTLEELKKAPLLLKIAFQKQEYDFISLIDNVVNLADKARREGLLSLEQNLNEIEDPFLRFGIQLVIDGVEGTLLRDLLETEIYCMDERHNNGIAIFEAAGGYSPTMGIIGTVMGLVNVLGHMDDPSSIGPAIAMAFIATLYGISFANLFWLPIGAKLRSKHKAERLYRELSMEGILSLQAGENPAFIREKLRVFLDRKSREREALRREE, encoded by the coding sequence ATGGACGTCACGACGATTACAGGCATTATCACTGGGTTTGCCGCACTGATGATCGCCTTTGTTATGGAAGGCGGAACACCAGGATCTTTGCTTTCGGTAACCGCAGCATTAATCGTCCTGGGGGGAACCCTGGGAGCGACGGCGATCTCCTTTACCCTGGAGGAATTGAAAAAGGCTCCCCTACTCTTAAAAATCGCCTTTCAAAAGCAGGAATACGACTTTATCTCCCTGATCGACAACGTCGTCAATCTGGCCGACAAGGCCCGCAGAGAAGGGCTGCTCAGCCTGGAACAAAACCTCAACGAAATAGAGGATCCCTTCCTCAGGTTCGGGATCCAGCTCGTTATCGACGGTGTCGAGGGAACCCTCCTGCGGGATCTCCTGGAAACGGAAATTTACTGCATGGATGAACGCCATAATAACGGAATCGCCATTTTCGAAGCAGCCGGCGGCTATTCCCCGACGATGGGGATCATCGGTACGGTAATGGGACTGGTCAACGTGCTGGGGCACATGGATGACCCCAGCTCCATCGGCCCGGCGATCGCCATGGCCTTCATCGCCACCCTCTACGGTATCAGTTTTGCCAACCTGTTCTGGCTTCCTATCGGCGCCAAACTGAGGAGCAAGCACAAAGCTGAGAGGCTGTACCGGGAGCTCTCCATGGAAGGGATCCTCTCCCTCCAGGCGGGAGAAAACCCGGCCTTTATCAGGGAAAAACTGCGGGTCTTTCTCGATCGCAAAAGCCGGGAACGCGAGGCCTTAAGGAGGGAGGAGTAA
- a CDS encoding response regulator: MGKIKVLIADDHPLIREGLRHVLELDPQIEIVGEVGDGQGAINLARSMRPDVILMDLKMPGTSGVEACRVISTEMPEIRIIILTVSEDDEMLEVIKTGACGYLLKDVEPAELIKAIRSVMEGVPAFHPVVTGRLLSEYQRLSAAPADEEDGIAALTAREKEVLALIARGESNRNIARRLFISEKTVKNHVTSIFRKLRVEDRTQAAIYAIKRNMVKI, translated from the coding sequence ATGGGGAAGATTAAGGTCCTGATTGCTGACGATCATCCTCTGATCAGGGAGGGGCTGCGGCATGTTTTGGAACTCGACCCGCAGATAGAAATCGTCGGTGAGGTCGGCGACGGGCAGGGCGCCATCAACCTGGCCCGCAGCATGCGCCCCGACGTCATCCTGATGGACTTGAAGATGCCCGGGACGAGTGGTGTTGAGGCCTGCCGGGTGATCAGTACGGAAATGCCTGAAATCAGGATCATCATCCTCACCGTGTCTGAGGATGACGAGATGCTCGAGGTGATCAAGACCGGAGCCTGTGGCTACCTGCTCAAGGATGTGGAACCCGCAGAGCTGATAAAAGCGATCCGCAGTGTTATGGAGGGGGTGCCCGCCTTCCATCCGGTGGTCACCGGGAGGTTGCTGAGCGAATACCAGCGCCTCAGCGCCGCTCCTGCCGATGAGGAGGATGGAATCGCAGCCCTGACGGCGAGGGAAAAGGAGGTGCTGGCTCTGATCGCCCGCGGGGAGTCGAACCGCAACATAGCCCGCCGGCTCTTCATCAGCGAAAAGACCGTCAAGAATCACGTCACCAGTATTTTTCGCAAGCTAAGGGTAGAGGACCGTACTCAGGCCGCCATTTATGCAATCAAAAGGAATATGGTAAAGATTTAG
- the fbp gene encoding fructose-1,6-bisphosphate aldolase/phosphatase: MGKKITLTVIKADVGGCVGHSSVHPELLEKAKEMLSGSPLLIDSYVTHVGDDINLIMTHEAGRNNGEVHQLAWDVFVACTDVAKKLKLYGAGQDLLADAFSGNIKGLGPGIAEMEFEERESEPVIIFMADKTEPGAWNLPLYKMFADPFNTIGLVIDPKMHKGFDFDVRDTVENKKIIFSTPEEIYDMLVFIGAPGRFCVKRVFQRETGDIAAVSSTQRLNLMAGRYVGKDDPVCIVRCQSGFPAVGEALEPFTYPHLVAGWMRGSHNGPLMPVALKDAHPTRFDGPPRVIALGFQLSEGKLIGPQDLFDDPAFDRARELANNVADYMRRMGPFEPHRLPLDEMEYTTMPQVSKRLKERFISLRK; the protein is encoded by the coding sequence ATGGGGAAGAAGATCACTCTCACAGTAATCAAGGCTGACGTCGGAGGCTGCGTCGGACACTCAAGCGTACACCCCGAGTTGCTGGAAAAAGCAAAGGAAATGCTGAGCGGAAGCCCTTTGCTCATCGACTCCTACGTTACCCATGTCGGGGATGATATCAACCTGATCATGACTCACGAAGCAGGCCGCAACAACGGAGAAGTGCACCAGCTCGCCTGGGATGTCTTCGTCGCCTGCACCGATGTGGCCAAGAAATTGAAGCTCTACGGAGCGGGGCAGGACCTCCTGGCAGACGCCTTTTCCGGAAATATAAAGGGGTTGGGCCCCGGGATCGCCGAGATGGAATTCGAAGAAAGAGAAAGCGAACCGGTCATTATCTTCATGGCAGACAAGACGGAACCGGGAGCGTGGAACCTCCCCCTGTACAAAATGTTCGCCGATCCCTTCAACACCATCGGCCTGGTTATCGACCCGAAGATGCACAAAGGCTTTGACTTCGATGTGCGGGATACCGTCGAGAATAAGAAGATCATCTTCTCGACGCCGGAGGAGATTTACGACATGCTGGTCTTTATCGGAGCACCCGGCCGCTTCTGCGTCAAACGGGTCTTCCAGCGGGAGACGGGGGATATCGCCGCCGTCTCCAGCACCCAGCGGCTCAATCTCATGGCGGGACGCTATGTAGGAAAGGACGATCCCGTCTGCATCGTCCGCTGCCAGAGCGGGTTCCCCGCAGTAGGTGAGGCTCTGGAGCCCTTCACCTATCCCCATCTGGTTGCGGGCTGGATGCGCGGTTCCCACAACGGGCCCCTGATGCCCGTGGCCCTCAAAGACGCCCATCCCACACGGTTCGACGGCCCGCCGCGGGTGATCGCCCTGGGCTTCCAGCTCAGCGAAGGAAAACTGATCGGACCGCAGGATCTCTTCGACGATCCCGCCTTTGACAGGGCACGAGAGCTGGCCAACAATGTGGCCGATTACATGCGCCGCATGGGGCCCTTCGAACCGCATCGCCTGCCGCTCGATGAGATGGAATACACGACCATGCCGCAGGTATCGAAAAGGCTTAAGGAACGCTTTATCAGCTTAAGAAAATAA
- a CDS encoding A24 family peptidase — translation MCADVVLLLTLIICLWTDLRERRIYNKVVLPAAAAGILLQTAQHGLPGLKSGLAGCGLGLLLFFLPFALGGLGAGDVKLLAAVGALKGPLFVIFTALGTALAGGVIAVFILIGQRRLWATMKRLLWALAIGLGGRSVGGKAALLLLERTPYSSLFPLGAAIFLGAALAYFYCIFLQ, via the coding sequence GTGTGCGCCGATGTGGTACTTCTGCTGACTCTCATTATCTGCCTCTGGACGGATCTCCGGGAGCGCAGGATCTACAACAAGGTTGTTCTCCCTGCCGCTGCCGCCGGAATTCTCCTTCAGACCGCCCAGCACGGCCTGCCGGGCCTAAAATCCGGCCTGGCGGGCTGTGGTTTGGGGCTTCTGCTCTTCTTCCTTCCCTTTGCCCTGGGCGGCCTGGGGGCGGGGGATGTCAAGCTGCTGGCTGCGGTAGGGGCCTTGAAGGGCCCCCTTTTTGTCATTTTTACGGCTCTGGGAACCGCCCTGGCGGGAGGGGTGATCGCCGTATTCATTCTCATCGGGCAGCGCCGATTGTGGGCGACCATGAAGCGGCTCCTCTGGGCATTGGCAATCGGTCTGGGAGGCAGGAGCGTTGGCGGGAAGGCGGCCTTGCTGCTCCTGGAACGCACCCCCTATAGCTCCCTTTTCCCTTTGGGAGCGGCGATTTTTCTGGGAGCAGCCTTGGCCTATTTTTACTGCATTTTTCTTCAATAG
- a CDS encoding TadE family protein — MLMIIKRDCGQAVLEFALVLPILLLLLFGIIEFGIIFHDNLVLNQAAREGARLGAVGGTDEEIRMTVERVAAGLDPARLQLEIDPPEDERLRGDGLRVEVRYSVPIVTPILAEFLPNPYPLAAAVTMRVE, encoded by the coding sequence ATGTTAATGATTATCAAGCGCGACTGCGGGCAGGCTGTGCTGGAATTTGCCCTCGTCCTCCCCATCCTGCTGCTTCTGCTCTTCGGGATCATCGAGTTCGGTATCATTTTCCACGACAACCTGGTGTTAAACCAGGCGGCGCGCGAGGGGGCACGCCTGGGAGCGGTAGGAGGGACGGACGAGGAGATCCGGATGACGGTGGAACGGGTTGCCGCAGGGCTCGATCCTGCACGCCTGCAGCTGGAGATCGACCCCCCTGAAGATGAGCGGCTGCGGGGGGATGGCCTCCGGGTGGAGGTGCGCTATAGCGTTCCCATCGTCACTCCCATCTTGGCGGAGTTTCTCCCCAATCCCTACCCTCTGGCGGCGGCGGTGACGATGCGCGTGGAATAG